In Verrucomicrobiota bacterium JB022, the sequence GGAGAACATTCCAGCGTCGATCCAAGGTTCGTTGCGCTCTTCTGGTCCCAGAAAGGAGCGCATATCGGCTCCGGTAAGGAGAAGTGTACGGACTTCGTGACCAAAGCCAGTGTTGCCATTCTGCAGCTTGAAAGCACTCGCAATCTCTTCTCTTTCATCCAGGATTTTGACCTTCCAGGGTTGACGGTTGCAGACTGAAGGAGTGCGCAGGGCAAGCTCTATAGCGGAGGTGAGATCCTCGCGCGGGACAGTTTGGTCCGAGAATGAGCGGACGGAGTGTCGAGAGTGGCAGAACGCTTTGAAATCCTGAAATGAAACCACCGACTCCGCCGGCATTAATTCGATTAGTGGCGATTGGGTGAATGTTTCTAGGTTGCCAAAAACACGTTGGGCTTCCTCGCGAAAAGCATCTACTTCCGGTGAGCCTTCATGAAATTTGAAATAGGCTACCGCGGCATCCTGTGCCATGATAAAACGCTCGTCGCCTGTGTTCCAGCCGTTGTCCACTACTTTGGCTGCTAGTT encodes:
- a CDS encoding nitroreductase family protein; translation: MRRQILKLFRRLGFFHTRIAGRNVFWKRRGDEKLYVNALRDAEVYQRHAIFSLDDLGEEQCLSRLTMLAHGIEKALSLSAVKKPFFLAKFPILIQLAAKVVDNGWNTGDERFIMAQDAAVAYFKFHEGSPEVDAFREEAQRVFGNLETFTQSPLIELMPAESVVSFQDFKAFCHSRHSVRSFSDQTVPREDLTSAIELALRTPSVCNRQPWKVKILDEREEIASAFKLQNGNTGFGHEVRTLLLTGADMRSFLGPEERNEPWIDAGMFSMSLVYALHAKGISSCTLNWCVDAERDAQLRKLLGLPEWFRVTMFICVGYPREGASVAASRRRQLNDFIL